Genomic DNA from Oncorhynchus nerka isolate Pitt River linkage group LG17, Oner_Uvic_2.0, whole genome shotgun sequence:
TGCACTTTATAACACTTTAAACGAATGCTTGCCTCAGAACAGCTAAGTGCATCCTTACATTCTTTTTTGGCCTCCCGtgtcactttatacacagaagatctcaGCTAAACATAGAATCACGTGGTATATCTTATCTCTATGACTGCAGAtaacttcagaacaaagttgactCCAAAATAAAGTTGCCTGTGTCTTTGCAATTGATACAAACATGACATAAAAATATTCTTCAAATGAAAACCGCAACCATTAAAATAAAGAGTGggcctatttcaatcatattgaaatacatttcatATTATATTGTGCTAATTGTAGGCTGTCTGTAAGTTgcctcaatatatttcatgatgtgtagcCAAAAGCGCACAATGGGGAAAATGTGTGATTTAATGCATTTTTATTTGGTAAGCATTAGAATAACCTGCCTTAATATTTGCAGCCATAAGGTGGTAATATCTCTCTAGGAATTGATCCGTCAATTCAAATGTTAAAAGACACATTTTGAATGGAGAAAGTTTTCACTTTCTTTCGATCCCATCAGTTTCGACACATTCTTCAACAATGCACTTAGCGATCATTCTCTCTGCGTGTTGTTTTGGGAAACGTGTTACATCTTCGGCTGTTGTGGGAAAGATGCATCATTAAAAAAAACTCATTAGGCTAAATGCCATTGCTATCAGGAAACTGGTCCAAGGACATTATAAATCAAGAATGGGCCACTCCAGTCCTCAGTGGCCAGAGTGATGTCACACTTCTTCCCCATCCCTAGctaacacagctgattaaactaaTTGTATTTTAAACTAAAGAttatgattagttgattattggagtcaggtgtgttagctggggctggctcaaaagtgtgacaccaatcaggccccgaggactggagttgaccaTCCCTATTTTAAATGAAGATACTTGACAGTATTGAGATACATCCAGTTCAGATTGTAGTATATGTGCAGCTGTGTAACATGTCTGGAACATCATTAGGTAAATCAAAAAAGGGGTGGAGTCAAACTAAGACAAAGGGATACAAAATGGCTGTTCAGAGACACTGTAGTTATTGCAAATGTCAAAGAAATATGTACAATTGCAACTAAAAACTAGCTAATAATGGCGCTCTGTATTACATTCTTTCTACTTCTTACCTTTGGCTGTTCAGCTACAGTTCAGCAGCTTTATCGGGAAGCGGAATCTTGGAGCCAAGTGGCAAATGCCCCTGGGAGATTAGTTCCACAGTATAGGCCTGTTCAAGAACCAGCCAGATTTCAACCAAGGCCTGTGCAATGGCCCGCCAGGGTCCAGACACCGCAAGTTCAAAACCCTTTCCTCCAGTCAAAGCAGACCTTCAATGAGCCTTTGACCTGGAGATATCCTGAAGATCCAGTCAAAGAGGTGCAGTTGGCTATTGATGAGCAGCGACCGCTGCCTGTGCCTGCCAGTAGCATTGCAGTTCAATGTGGGGAGACTGCTGCTCGTGTGGAAGTCAAACGAGATCTGCTCGGTATCGGCCAACTCATTCACCCAGCGGGTCTTACCTTGGGAGGCTGTGCTGTCACCGGGGAGGATGCTTCCGCTCAAGTTCTGATCTTTGTCACTGAGCTGCACGAATGTGGCAGCACTCTGACGGTAACATTGAGCATTAGCATCGTTATTACTTTCCTAGGTTGACTACCATTGATTTTCTTACAATGCTGTTTGCTGCTCTGATTCCAGATGACTGAGGATTCACTTGTCTATGTCTTCACACTCCGTTATACACCAGCCACCCTGGGCAGCAGCCCCATTGTTCGGACTAGAGAAGTGGTGGTCTGGGTTGAGTGCCACTATCAAAGGTGAGTTAACTACACCTGCGTTGGTACTTATTTTTTCTTCAGTTCAATCACCTTTAGATACACTTCCTTGGCCATTTGGTTTCACATTTAAAGACTCCTTTACAGAAATCATGATGTGAGCAGTGATTCAGTGAAGCCCACCTGGAATCCCTATGCCACCACTAAGGTTGCAGAGGAACTCC
This window encodes:
- the LOC115145434 gene encoding zona pellucida sperm-binding protein 3-like — its product is MALCITFFLLLTFGCSATVQQLYREAESWSQVANAPGRLVPQYRPVQEPARFQPRPVQWPARVQTPQVQNPFLQSKQTFNEPLTWRYPEDPVKEVQLAIDEQRPLPVPASSIAVQCGETAARVEVKRDLLGIGQLIHPAGLTLGGCAVTGEDASAQVLIFVTELHECGSTLTMTEDSLVYVFTLRYTPATLGSSPIVRTREVVVWVECHYQRNHDVSSDSVKPTWNPYATTKVAEELLYFSLRLMTDNWQLERPSKEYVLGDNINFEASVVQFFHVPLRVFVDNCVATVIPNANTVPRYAFIENRGCLVDTKLTGSRSQFIPRTMDDALQFQIEAFRFHVVNTGSLYITCLLKATTASSPIDHENKACSFSNGWREANKKDQVCGCCDTDCGMRREPDPDFRWEQEASIGPLNIKEKLLD